From the Finegoldia magna ATCC 29328 genome, the window GGGATTTCTACAAATGATAGTAGATTAGAAGAATTGATGAATAAAAAAAGTGAACCTAGAAATAGAAATGAAGAGGAAATATATGGATATAGGGAAGTGCTGGATATTATCCACGAAAATTATACGGATATTGACCTTACGAAAAATAATATCTTGACTCTTCATAGTAGGTTGTATTATTACTCTTCTGAAAATCATAAGGGGAAATTCAAAACTATCGATAATAGCATTGTGGAAACAAATGCATTTGGAGAGAAAAAAATAAGGTTTCAACCAGTATCTGCATTTGAAACGGAAAATTATATCGATAAGATGATAAGTGCTTATGATGAAGCAGTAAAATTAAAAGTACCACCACTGTTGTTAATTCCAGTTGTGGTGCATGATTTTTTGTGTATTCATCCTTTTTATGACGGAAATGGAAGAATGTCAAGGCTGTTGACGCTTTTACTTTTATACAAAAATGGGTTCTTTGTAGGGAAATATATTTCCTTGGAAATGATAATTGAAGATACTAAGGATAAGTATTATGAACAATTACAAGCATCGAGCGAGAATTGGCATTCTGGAGAAAATAACGAGTTGCCATTTATCAAATATATGTTATCTGTTATTTATAAAGCATATTTCGAGTGTGATGAAAGATTCAGACTTATAGGAGAGAAATCTTTGACATCTGCCGATAGAATTATGAAAGTTTTTGAAAAAACGTTAAAACCATTGTCTAAGTCTGATATTGTCATAATTTGTCCAGACATTTCTCAAAGAACTATTGAAAGAGCCTTAAAAGAATTAAAAGACACACATTTAATCAAACAAATAGGTAGTGGAAGGGCAACTAAATATATTAAAGCATGATTTTGCGCAATCAAAAAAGCTGTGAGAAAACTCACAGCTTTTGTTTTTGTTAGCAGCAGCAAGATCCGCCGTCACAACCACAGTCGTCTGCAGCAGGCGCAGGGCTGTCTCCACAACCGTCGAACAAACCAAAGTGTTTGCTTCTGTCTCCGACTACATCAAAATATTTTCCGAATCTTGTATCTTGTACCATTGCACAGCTATTTCCACACACTGCCATTGGTAAATCTACGAAAAATCTGTGGTGGTCATCTAGGTCGAAATAGTTGTCGCAGCCTACCATTCCTCCACGATATGTCGCAAATTGTCCGTATTGTTCACATTTATCTTCAATAATTCCTGGCAATTTTATTGCTCTTACAGTTCTTGATGTGAAGTTAACATTACCAACTAATTTTTCAATTTCCTTGTTTTCGATTGGAGCAACAGTTGTTTTAGTGTATCTGAAATCTTCCCAGCCTATTTTTCTCAAAAGTCTTCTGAAATCTTCGACATACATTGCACCAGCTAAGCATTCGCCACGTAATACAGGGTTTTGGTAGATTTCATCTGGAACTCTTCTGTCTGCGAAAATATCTGAGAAGTATAATTCTCCGCCTTTTTTCAAAACTCTCCACACTTCTTTGAACACTTCTTCCTTGAATGGAGAAAGGTTGATAACGCAGTTACTGATTACAACATCGATTGATTCGTCTTCGATTCCAATTGATTTCAAATCTTCGATGTAGCCTTTCTTGAATTCTACGTTTGATTTCTTGTAGCCGAATTTTTCAGCCATTTCGTCTTGGTATTTCTTAGCGAAGTTCAATTGGTCATCAGTCATGTCGACACCGATTACTTTTCCATTTTCGCCAACTAATTTAGATGCAATGTAAACATCCAATCCAGTTCCGCATCCCAAATCCAATACAGTGCATCCTTCTAATGCTGGTGGGATAGGGGAGCCACATCCGTAAAATCTTTTGATGATTTCAGGGTTGATCATACTTCTTATTTCTTTCAAATGATCAGGCATATTATCTTGACAACTACAGATTTTTGTTTCCATTTGTCCTTCTTTTTCTGTAGTTATGTTGCTGTAATACTCTGATACTTGTTTTCTAATGTCTTCCATAAAAACCTCCTATTGTTATTAAATTATTAATTGCAGCTGCAGTTTTTCTTGTTTTGCATTGGTTCGATAAACTTTGTAAACAAAATCGCCGACAAACCGCCACCGATTAATGGTGCAAGCGCATAAACGATGAATGCATCCATTGAGAATGCAACGTTTTTCCATCCAACGAAATATGCCACGATTCTTGGGGCGAAATCTCTCGCTGGATTGAGACCTGCATCAGTCATAGGTCCAATCGTACAAATCAACGCTGTTACTGTTAGACCGATGAATAATGGGAAAATATCATCGCTTGGTCTACCTACGTTGCAACCTTCAGTCATTGAGAAAATTATCATAACCAAAACGAAAACTCCAAGCGCTTCTGCAAATGCAGCAACAGGCATGCTGATTACGCCGTTTGCGGTGTTCGGGAATACTTCGCACCAAATACTTGATGCAGGCGTTGCCACATCCATTGTCACATTCGCTGCATCCAAGCTTTTCTTGATAGAATCTTGAAAGAATACCCACAATGCACTAGCTGCCAAGATTGCTCCGACGAATTGTCCAAGAACATAAACTGGGAAATTCTTCCATGAACATCTTTTTGAAATACACATTGCAAATGTAACTGCAGGATTAAAATGCGCACAGGATAAATTTCTTGTAGTGTAAATTGCAATAGCGATTGCAAGACCCCAAACCATACCAACTTGGAATGGACCGGTGTGAGCTTGATATAAAGTAGCCGTTGCTACAGCGCCAATTCCCAAAAAACACATCAAAAATGTACCGATAACCTCACCAGTAAATCCTTGGATAAGGCTTTCTTTTGTTACGACTTCGCAACAACAATTGTCTCCTTCTGAACTCATTAGTTCACCTCCTGATATTATTAGAGATAAATATTATCGCTATTTAATTGTATAATATATAACAAAACCCGTCAACGAAATTTCACAATTGTTTTAAACGCTAAATTAGGTGTATAATTGAAAGAAAATTATGTGATATTATATAAAAAAAGGAAGTGCGATTATGAAAACTGACAAAATAATTTTGAGAAAATTTACAATAAATGATGCAGAAAAAATGTTTGAAAATTGGTCAAGTGACAGTAGAGTTACGAAGTTTTTGACATGGAAGCCTCACACATCAATAAAAGAATCAGAAAAAATCATAAAACAATGGATAAATGATGACAAGAATATCTACTTTGCGATTTGCAACACTAACAATGAAAACATTGGTTGTATATCAGCTAGTTTAATCAAAGAAAATCCAAAAACTTACGCTATTGGCTACTGCTTGGCATACGATTATTGGTCACAGGGAATAATGACAGAGTCTTTGAAACTAATGCTAAAATATTTGTTTGAAGAAAAACACGCCGTAAGAGTTGAAGCCACACACGACAGGAGAAACTCTGCAAGTGGCAAGGTGATGGGAAACGCAAACATGAAATACGAAGGTTGTCTTAGAAAATCAGCTACAAACAACCAAGGCGTGGCAGATTCTTGTATGTATTCTATGATTGATGAAGACTACGAATGTGATTTTGTGATTCCTGAATTTGATGAGATGAATTTCAGACAAGAATTGTTGGCGGATGAAAAGACGATGAGTTTCAATGAAAAATACGGCGGAGCTATTGATTTCTCAGAAGACAAATGGCGAAATTGGTATGACAAATGGATAAATTCTGACGACAGATTTTACTATTACATTATGGGTCACAACAAGCCTGTAGGAGAATGTTGTATATATAAGGAAGATGATAGGTGGATTTGCAGTTTAATTGTAAAAGATGAATACAGAAACAACGGCTACGGGAAAAAAGGGTTGATGTTTTTGATTGATTTGGCAAAAAAATTAGACATAGATGAGCTATATGACAATATTGGTACCTGTAATCCTTCGTTGAATTTATTTTTGAGCTTAGGATTTGAGGTCGTATATACTAATGAAGAGTATTCAACTGTAAGAATTAAAACACGCTAACTTGTATTAATTTTTTATTAAGAGTATGATGTAATATATAATTTTATTTTTAGATATTTGAATTAGATTGAATTTTAGAATGGATGATTAGATGAAGAATAAGAATTTTTACAAAAGAGCGATACAGGTGGCGTGGCCGTCGGTGTTGGAGAGCTTTTTCATTGCACTTGCAGGAATTATCGACACATACATGGTGTCTTCGATTGGAAGCTCTGCAGTAGCAGCCGTAGGTCTTACAACCCAACCTAAATTTATAGCATTGTCGATATTTTTCGCCATAAACATCGCAACATCAGCACTTGTAGCTAGACGTCTCGGTGAAGAAGACAAAGAAGGAGCAAACAGAATACTTGTCACAGCGATTATCATGGGACTTGTTCTAACAGTTGTGATAAGCACTTTGATGGTGTATTTTTCAGATAGCATATTGAGACTTGCAGGAAGTAACTCAGACACGCATACTGATGCATTGAATTATTTCAGAATAATAATGGGTGGAATGCTTTTTTCCGTAGTCAGTATGGCGATAAATGCAGCACAAAGAGGATCAGGAAACACGAGAATTGCCTTCACGACCAACTTAGTGTCTAGTATTGTCAATATATTTTTCAACTACTGTTTGATAGGTGGTAATTTTGGTTTTCCGAAGATGGAAGTTTCAGGAGCAGCGCTTGCAACAGTACTTGGAACAGTCGTAAGTAGTATTATGTGCATCAGATCTCTTTTCAGAAAAGATGGTTTCGTACAAATCAAATACATTTTCAAGAAGAAAATCAAACCAACAGTTGAAGTATTCACAAGTATCGTCAAACTTGGAACCAATTTGTTCGTAGAAAATATAGCCATGAGAATCGGATTCTTGACAACAGCATTGATGGCAGCAGGACTAGGAACTGACACATTTGCAGCACACAACGTAGGAATGAATCTTCTTAGCATTTGTTTTGCGTTCGCAGACGGGATGCAAGTTGCAGCAGTCGTTCTAACAGGATCAAGCCTTGGCGCTGGCAAGAAAGAAAACGCCAAGATTTACGGCAAAGTCTGCCAACGAATAGGACTTATGATATCTCTTGTACTATCTTTGATATTGTTGTTATTTGGAAAAGGAATATTCCATTTGTTCTTCGACAAACTCTCCATCATAGAAACAGGAGAAATCATCGCAAGATTCATCACAGTAATAGTCCTTCTACAAATCTCACAAATCATCTACGGAGGATGTTTGAGATCAGCAGGTGATGTAAAATACACATTAATCTCTTCAATCATAAGTGTAACAATCATAAGGACAGTAGTAACATACATCCTTGTATCTGTGTTTGAAATGGGAATCGTGGGAATATGGCTAGGAATCTTCTCCGACCAATTCTCTAGATACATGTTCAATTCAATCAGATTTAGACAAGGTAAATGGGTTAACATTAAAATATAAAAAATCGTCTCGTTTTGATATGTACCATCCTTACTGGATGACCCGGTAAAGATGGCACACATCATTTTGAGACGATTTTTTTAATACTCATGTTTGAAAGCATATGCAATATATTTAACGCCAGATATTGTCAAATACATTCCAATTAAAAATACAACCGTAAAAGATGCTCTTAAAGGATTGTACAACATCATAATTCCAAGAATTAAAGTAATAATATTAATTATGATATTAAGATGGTAAAGTCCACCTGGAACAAACCTTAGATATCTTCCGAAACTAATATCGTTGATTGAATCGATAATAAACCAAATCGAGAACACATACGGAATGATCAATACAGCAGATTCGACATTAAAAACAAGAATGAGGCCAAGTATTATATCTATTATGCTTATCCAAAAGAATAATTTTATGTTCAGTCTTGTAAAATCTTTTATCTTTTTATAAATTAAAACTCCGCCTACGCCTTTAACAATTGCAATTATTCCAAAATAAATCACCAGACTCGCTAAGCTGGCATATGGATTTTTAAAAGCTATGAATGAAACTATAATAAAACAAATACCTGTAATAAGAGAAAACCAATCAACTGATTTCTTTTCTTCTACCATACTAACACCTCCTTAAATTGTTGATATACTTTATATACCCAGATTTAAAGAATATTATTCACTAAATATTAAGAAAATTATTAACAACACTTTGTTGAAAGTTAAAACGAAAATTGTTGGATGAAAATTTGTCGCAAGTTAAAACGAAAAATGTTACCGAAAATTACTGACGACACTTCTTAGCAATAAAAACAAAAATAGTTTTAGATAAGAATATCATTCGTAAAAAATAATCACAAATTCTAGCGAAGTGAACCGTGAAAAAATCTCACTCGTGCCAGAGCGAAGCTCGCACTTGAGATTTTAGGTTCACAAGCTTTGAATTTGTTTATTTTTGGAGACAGATATTCGTGCTAAATTATTTTTGTTTTTGATATACACCTTGCAAGCAAAAAATCTCCCAAAACTCATTTTATTCCACGCTCTTTTATTATATAATAAGGAAGGAAACAAATTTTTCGTAAAAAACTTGAAATTTTACAAAAAAACTTCAAAAAGGTGTTGACATTGTTGTATAGACAATGTATAATACCAGTTGTGCCTAAAGTTAGTAAGCGTAGAAGTGGAAGGTTGCTCGGGAAACGTGATTAATCTTCCGAGGTAATTTTCACCGAGAAGTCCTACACGATTAGGGCGATGGGTTAAACTTTTTAAAAAAGTTTTTTAAATTTTAGGTCACTGTACACCCGGGAGGGTGTATGAACATAACCCAGCAAGACGCTTCTTCAAAAATTTAGAGGAGGTGCCTAAATGGCAAATCAAAAAATCAGAATCAGACTAAGAGCTTATGATCACGAATTAATCGATCAATCAGCTCAAAAAATCGTTGAGGCAGCTAAGAGAACTGACGTTAAAGTTTCAGGTCCTATTCCGTTGCCAACAGAAAAAGAAGTTATTACAATCTTAAGAGCTGTTCACAAGTACAAAGACTCAAGAGAACAGTTCGAACAAAGAACACATAAGAGATTAATCGATATCATTAATCCTAACGCAAAGACATTGGAAGCGCTTAAAAAGCTTAACCTTCCTGCCGGCGTAGATATCGAAATTAAACTTTAATCTTAGTATGATTGTAAAGCAATCCGCTGTAAGTAAATTTTAATGTGGATATCACACTATAGGAGGTGTACTCAATGAAGAGTATTTTAGGTAAAAAAATCGGAATGACTCAAATCTTCAACGAAGACGGTAGTGTTGTTCCAGTAACTGTCATTGAAGCGGGTCCAATGGTTGTTACACAAATCAAAACTAAAGAAAAAGAAGGATATAACGCAATTCAAGTTGGTTACATTGAAAAGAAAGAAAAACATGTAAACCAACCAATGAGAGGTCATTTTGGCAAAGCAGGCGTTTCATTCAAGAAACACTTAAGAGAGTTCAAAATTAATGATGACGAACAATTTAACCTTGGCGATGAAATCAAATTAGATATTTTCCAAGACGGAGACGTTGTGGATGTTATCGGTATTTCAAAAGGTAAGGGAACTCAAGGTGCAATAGTTAGACACAACTATTCAAGAGGACCTATGGGACACGGTTCTAAATCACACAGAGTTGCAGGTGCAAGAAGTGCCGGATCTTATCCAGCAAGAGTTTTCAAAGGACGTAAAGGTTCTGGAAAGATGGGTCACGACCGTGTAACTGTTCAAAACTTGAAAATTGTTAAAGTTGACAATGAAAGAAACTTACTTCTTATTAAGGGAGCTGTTCCAGGAAACAAAGGTGGAGTAGTTACTGTTAGAGAAGCTATTAAGTCAAAATAGGAAGGAGGATGAAACATGCCTAAAGTTCAAATTTTAAACCAACAAGGAGAAAATGTTGGAGAATTAGAATTAAATGAAGCCATTTTCGGCGTTGATGTTAATGAGCACGTTGTTTACGAAGTAGTTAAAAACCAACTTGCTAATAAAAGACAAGGCACACAATCTGCTAAAACTCGTAGTGAGGTAAGAGGTGGAGGAAGAAAGCCTTGGAGACAAAAAGGTACAGGTAGAGCAAGACAAGGATCTATCAGATCTCCACAATGGAGAGGTGGTGGGGTAGTATTCGCTCCAAAGCCTAGAGATTACAGCTACGCTGTTCCTAAAAAAGTTAGAAGACTTGCAATCAAATCAGTATTAACTGAAAAAGTTAATGACAACGAAATGATCGTTTTAGATAAATTAAACTTAGATGCTATTAGCACTAAAAAAGCTGTTGAAGTATTAAAGAATATTAAAGCAGACAAGAAAGCTCTAGTAGTTATCGATAAAAATGATGATACACTTTACAGATCATTTAGAAATATTGAAAATGTAGCTATTTGTGAAGCTAAATTAATCAATGTATATGATTGTTTGAAATACAACTCATTAGTTATTACAACTGATGCTGTTAAAATTCTTGAGGAGGTGTTTCAATAATGAAATCACCATATGATATTATCTTGAAACCAATTATTTCTGAAGATTCTATGGAAAAAATGGAAGACAAGAAATATGTTTTCAAAGTTGACAAAAATGCTAATAAAATAGAAATCAGAAACGCTATCGAAAAGATTTTTGATGTTAAAGTAAAATCTGTTAACACTATGAACGTTAAAGGAAAAGTTAAAAGAATGGGCGCTCACAGTGGTAAGAGATCTGATTGGAAGAAAGCTATAGTTGCATTAACAGAAGATTCAAAAGAAATTGAATTTTTCGAAGGAATGTAATTAAGGGGGTAAAAACATGGCAATAAAAAAATATAAACCGACTTCTGCCGGTGTACGTGGTATGAGTGTTTTATCATTTGATGAAATCACAAAAACTACTCCTGAAAAATCATTAACTGTTAGCTTGAACAAATCTGGCGGAAGAAACTCTTATGGTAGAGTAACTATTCGTCACAGAGGCGGCGGAGCTAAGAGAAAATATAGAATTATAGATTTTAAGAGAAATAAAGACGGTATCAAAGCTGTTGTTAAATCAATCGAATACGATCCAAACAGAACAGCAAATATCGCTTTGTTACAATATGAAGATGGTGAAAAAAGATACATCATCCAACCAGTAGGACTAAAAGTTGGAGATGTAGTTGAAAGTGGTGCTGATGTAGATATCGTACCTGGTAATGCTCTTCCATTGAGAAACATTCCAGTTGGTACTACAGTTCACAACATCGAAATGAAAGTTGGCAAAGGAGCTCAATTAGTTAGAACAGCTGGTGCTGAAGCACAACTTATGGCTAAAGAAGGTAAATTTGCTCAATTAAGATTACCATCAGGAGAATTCAGATTAATTCACCTTGACTGTAAAGCTACTGTAGGTCAAGTTGGAAATATCTCTCACGAATTAGTTACAATCGGTAAGGCTGGACGTAACAGACACTTAGGTAAGAGACCTTACGTAAGAGGTTCAGCAATGAACCCAGTAGATCACCCTCACGGTGGTGGTGAAGGTAGAGCACCAATCGGTAGACCAGCTCCTTCAACTCCATGGGGTAAACCAGCACTTGGACTTAAGACTCGTAAGAAAAACAAAAAGTCTAATAAGTACATTGTAAGAAGAAGAAAGAAATAACGGAGGGATAGAATGAGTAGATCACTTAAAAAAGGACCTTTCTGCGATGAACACTTAATGAAGAAAGTGGAAGAACTTAACAAAAACGATGAAAAGAAGATCATTAAAACTTGGTCACGTCGTTCTACAATATTCCCTAACTTCGTAGGTCACACTATTGCAGTTCACGATGGAAGAAAGCATGTACCTGTTTATATTACTGACGATATGGTTGGTCATAAATTAGGAGAATTTGTTCCTACAAGAACATACAAAGGTCACATTAAAAACGAAAAAACGAGTAAGGTTCGTAATTAATATAAGGAGGTATGACAATGCAAGCTAAAGCTATAGCGAAATATGTACGTATTTCTCCTCTAAAAGTTAACTTTATATGCAAAGAAATTAGAGGTAAACAAGTTGATGAAGCCCTTGCTATATTGAAATTCACTCCTAAAAAAGGTGCTAGAATTTTAGAAAAAGTGCTAAATTCAGCAATTGCAAACGCAGAACACAATTTTGGATTAAACAGAGAAGATCTTTTTGTATCACAAGCATACGCTAATAATGCTCCAGTAATGAAAAGATGGAGACCAAAAGCTAAAGGAATGGCTTATCCAATCCTTAAAAGATCAAGTCATGTTGGCGTAGTTGTAGAAGAAAGAGAATTATAAGGAGGAGTCTGATGGGTCAAAAAGTTAATCCTAAAGGATTAAGAGTTGGTGTTATCAAAGACTGGGATTCAAGATGGTTTGCAGATAAAAAAGATTTTGGTGATTATCTAGTTGAAGATCACAAAATTCGTGAACTAATCAAGAAAGAATCTTTCAGCGCTGGTATTAGCAGTGTTTCAATCGAAAGAGCATCAAACAAAATCAAGGTAACTATCAACACAGCTAAACCTGGTATGGTAATTGGCCGTCAAGGTGCTGGCGTTGAAGAATTAAAAAATAAATTAGAAAAATTAACAGGTAAGAAATTAATCATAAATGTAGAAGAAATTAAGTTCCAAGACTTAGATGCACAATTAGTTGCAGAAAACATTGCAAGTCAATTAGAAAGACGTATTTCTTTCAGACGTGCGATGAAACAAACTATGCAAAGAAGCATGAGAGCAGGAGCTTTGGGTATTAAGACTATGGTTTCTGGTAGACTTGGTGGAGCTGATATGGCAAGAAGCGAAGGATACAGCGAAGGAACTATTCCTCTTCAAACTCTAAGAGCTGCAATCGACTATGGATTTGCAGAAGCAGATACAACTTATGGTAAGCTTGGTGTTAAAGTTTGGTTATACAAAGGTGAAATGTTACCTGGTATGACAGAAGAAGATTTACCTGTTTACAAAAACAAAAAGAACGATAAAAACAAAAAAAGAAGAAACAATAACAGAAAAGGTAAATCCCAAGCAGCTAAAAACTAATTCGAGAGGAGGAAATATTCTATGTTAATGCCTAAAAGAGTAAAATACCGTAGAGTTCACAGAGGCAGAATGAAAGGTAAAGCATTAAAAGGCAATACTTTAACTTACGGTGATTATGGTATACAAGCGTTAGGTTCTTGTTGGTTAACAGCTAATCAAATAGAAGCAGCACGTCGTGCGATGACAAGATATATAAAAAGAGGCGGTAACATCTGGATCAAAGTTTTCCCAGATAAGCCAGTGTCAAAGAAGCCTATCGGTATTCGTATGGGTTCAGGTAAAGGAGCTCCAGAATATTGGGTAGCAGTAATTAAACCAGGTAGAGTATTATTTGAAATGGCAGGTGTTCCTGAAGATGTAGCTCGTGAAGCTATGAGACTTGCACAACACAAACTACCTATCAAAACTAAATTTATAGCTCGTGAAGAGTTCGGAGAAAAGGACGGTGAAGCTGATGAAAACTAAAGAAATTCGTAATCTATCAGATCAAGATTTACAAAAACAATTAGAACAATCTAAAAGTGAATTGTTTAATCTACGTTTTCAATTAGCTACTGGGCAATTAGAAAACCCTATGATGATAGGACTTGTAAAAAAAGATATAGCTCGCATTAAGACTATTATTAGAGAACGTGAGCTAAACATTGGTAAGGAGGCTTAACAATTATGGAAAGAAATATGAGAAAAACCATAGTTGGTATAGTTGTTTCAGATAAAATGGATAAGTCAATTGTTGTAGAAGTTAAAACACTTGTCAAAGATCCTAAATACGGTAAACAAT encodes:
- a CDS encoding Fic family protein; this encodes MREFDYSKLLNLNIPANMYNLISKIYEYKGKQELYVANFSDVLEKMVEVAKIQSTKSSNAIEGISTNDSRLEELMNKKSEPRNRNEEEIYGYREVLDIIHENYTDIDLTKNNILTLHSRLYYYSSENHKGKFKTIDNSIVETNAFGEKKIRFQPVSAFETENYIDKMISAYDEAVKLKVPPLLLIPVVVHDFLCIHPFYDGNGRMSRLLTLLLLYKNGFFVGKYISLEMIIEDTKDKYYEQLQASSENWHSGENNELPFIKYMLSVIYKAYFECDERFRLIGEKSLTSADRIMKVFEKTLKPLSKSDIVIICPDISQRTIERALKELKDTHLIKQIGSGRATKYIKA
- a CDS encoding methyltransferase domain-containing protein; the encoded protein is MEDIRKQVSEYYSNITTEKEGQMETKICSCQDNMPDHLKEIRSMINPEIIKRFYGCGSPIPPALEGCTVLDLGCGTGLDVYIASKLVGENGKVIGVDMTDDQLNFAKKYQDEMAEKFGYKKSNVEFKKGYIEDLKSIGIEDESIDVVISNCVINLSPFKEEVFKEVWRVLKKGGELYFSDIFADRRVPDEIYQNPVLRGECLAGAMYVEDFRRLLRKIGWEDFRYTKTTVAPIENKEIEKLVGNVNFTSRTVRAIKLPGIIEDKCEQYGQFATYRGGMVGCDNYFDLDDHHRFFVDLPMAVCGNSCAMVQDTRFGKYFDVVGDRSKHFGLFDGCGDSPAPAADDCGCDGGSCCC
- a CDS encoding MIP/aquaporin family protein is translated as MSSEGDNCCCEVVTKESLIQGFTGEVIGTFLMCFLGIGAVATATLYQAHTGPFQVGMVWGLAIAIAIYTTRNLSCAHFNPAVTFAMCISKRCSWKNFPVYVLGQFVGAILAASALWVFFQDSIKKSLDAANVTMDVATPASSIWCEVFPNTANGVISMPVAAFAEALGVFVLVMIIFSMTEGCNVGRPSDDIFPLFIGLTVTALICTIGPMTDAGLNPARDFAPRIVAYFVGWKNVAFSMDAFIVYALAPLIGGGLSAILFTKFIEPMQNKKNCSCN
- a CDS encoding GNAT family N-acetyltransferase → MKTDKIILRKFTINDAEKMFENWSSDSRVTKFLTWKPHTSIKESEKIIKQWINDDKNIYFAICNTNNENIGCISASLIKENPKTYAIGYCLAYDYWSQGIMTESLKLMLKYLFEEKHAVRVEATHDRRNSASGKVMGNANMKYEGCLRKSATNNQGVADSCMYSMIDEDYECDFVIPEFDEMNFRQELLADEKTMSFNEKYGGAIDFSEDKWRNWYDKWINSDDRFYYYIMGHNKPVGECCIYKEDDRWICSLIVKDEYRNNGYGKKGLMFLIDLAKKLDIDELYDNIGTCNPSLNLFLSLGFEVVYTNEEYSTVRIKTR
- a CDS encoding MATE family efflux transporter, whose product is MKNKNFYKRAIQVAWPSVLESFFIALAGIIDTYMVSSIGSSAVAAVGLTTQPKFIALSIFFAINIATSALVARRLGEEDKEGANRILVTAIIMGLVLTVVISTLMVYFSDSILRLAGSNSDTHTDALNYFRIIMGGMLFSVVSMAINAAQRGSGNTRIAFTTNLVSSIVNIFFNYCLIGGNFGFPKMEVSGAALATVLGTVVSSIMCIRSLFRKDGFVQIKYIFKKKIKPTVEVFTSIVKLGTNLFVENIAMRIGFLTTALMAAGLGTDTFAAHNVGMNLLSICFAFADGMQVAAVVLTGSSLGAGKKENAKIYGKVCQRIGLMISLVLSLILLLFGKGIFHLFFDKLSIIETGEIIARFITVIVLLQISQIIYGGCLRSAGDVKYTLISSIISVTIIRTVVTYILVSVFEMGIVGIWLGIFSDQFSRYMFNSIRFRQGKWVNIKI
- a CDS encoding HdeD family acid-resistance protein, producing MVEEKKSVDWFSLITGICFIIVSFIAFKNPYASLASLVIYFGIIAIVKGVGGVLIYKKIKDFTRLNIKLFFWISIIDIILGLILVFNVESAVLIIPYVFSIWFIIDSINDISFGRYLRFVPGGLYHLNIIINIITLILGIMMLYNPLRASFTVVFLIGMYLTISGVKYIAYAFKHEY
- the rpsJ gene encoding 30S ribosomal protein S10, coding for MANQKIRIRLRAYDHELIDQSAQKIVEAAKRTDVKVSGPIPLPTEKEVITILRAVHKYKDSREQFEQRTHKRLIDIINPNAKTLEALKKLNLPAGVDIEIKL
- the rplC gene encoding 50S ribosomal protein L3 → MKSILGKKIGMTQIFNEDGSVVPVTVIEAGPMVVTQIKTKEKEGYNAIQVGYIEKKEKHVNQPMRGHFGKAGVSFKKHLREFKINDDEQFNLGDEIKLDIFQDGDVVDVIGISKGKGTQGAIVRHNYSRGPMGHGSKSHRVAGARSAGSYPARVFKGRKGSGKMGHDRVTVQNLKIVKVDNERNLLLIKGAVPGNKGGVVTVREAIKSK
- the rplD gene encoding 50S ribosomal protein L4; protein product: MPKVQILNQQGENVGELELNEAIFGVDVNEHVVYEVVKNQLANKRQGTQSAKTRSEVRGGGRKPWRQKGTGRARQGSIRSPQWRGGGVVFAPKPRDYSYAVPKKVRRLAIKSVLTEKVNDNEMIVLDKLNLDAISTKKAVEVLKNIKADKKALVVIDKNDDTLYRSFRNIENVAICEAKLINVYDCLKYNSLVITTDAVKILEEVFQ
- the rplW gene encoding 50S ribosomal protein L23, yielding MKSPYDIILKPIISEDSMEKMEDKKYVFKVDKNANKIEIRNAIEKIFDVKVKSVNTMNVKGKVKRMGAHSGKRSDWKKAIVALTEDSKEIEFFEGM
- the rplB gene encoding 50S ribosomal protein L2 — its product is MAIKKYKPTSAGVRGMSVLSFDEITKTTPEKSLTVSLNKSGGRNSYGRVTIRHRGGGAKRKYRIIDFKRNKDGIKAVVKSIEYDPNRTANIALLQYEDGEKRYIIQPVGLKVGDVVESGADVDIVPGNALPLRNIPVGTTVHNIEMKVGKGAQLVRTAGAEAQLMAKEGKFAQLRLPSGEFRLIHLDCKATVGQVGNISHELVTIGKAGRNRHLGKRPYVRGSAMNPVDHPHGGGEGRAPIGRPAPSTPWGKPALGLKTRKKNKKSNKYIVRRRKK
- the rpsS gene encoding 30S ribosomal protein S19 — translated: MSRSLKKGPFCDEHLMKKVEELNKNDEKKIIKTWSRRSTIFPNFVGHTIAVHDGRKHVPVYITDDMVGHKLGEFVPTRTYKGHIKNEKTSKVRN
- the rplV gene encoding 50S ribosomal protein L22; translation: MQAKAIAKYVRISPLKVNFICKEIRGKQVDEALAILKFTPKKGARILEKVLNSAIANAEHNFGLNREDLFVSQAYANNAPVMKRWRPKAKGMAYPILKRSSHVGVVVEEREL
- the rpsC gene encoding 30S ribosomal protein S3, which encodes MGQKVNPKGLRVGVIKDWDSRWFADKKDFGDYLVEDHKIRELIKKESFSAGISSVSIERASNKIKVTINTAKPGMVIGRQGAGVEELKNKLEKLTGKKLIINVEEIKFQDLDAQLVAENIASQLERRISFRRAMKQTMQRSMRAGALGIKTMVSGRLGGADMARSEGYSEGTIPLQTLRAAIDYGFAEADTTYGKLGVKVWLYKGEMLPGMTEEDLPVYKNKKNDKNKKRRNNNRKGKSQAAKN
- the rplP gene encoding 50S ribosomal protein L16 encodes the protein MLMPKRVKYRRVHRGRMKGKALKGNTLTYGDYGIQALGSCWLTANQIEAARRAMTRYIKRGGNIWIKVFPDKPVSKKPIGIRMGSGKGAPEYWVAVIKPGRVLFEMAGVPEDVAREAMRLAQHKLPIKTKFIAREEFGEKDGEADEN